A single region of the Streptomyces sp. ITFR-16 genome encodes:
- a CDS encoding MFS transporter produces the protein MAAGYLDILRARHAARLLTGTLVGRLPNATAPIAIVLFTRAESGSYALAGALAAVYGLATAVGQPLLGRAVDLYGQPRVQLPCAVLSALGMAVLALTGFGSLPLAYAAVTVAGLFTPPLEGGLRALWPSVLGGEERVHRAYAMDAVAQEVMFTVGPLLVTLLVSLWSPAAALLVINVIGVLGALTVVLSEPSRNWRSAPREAHWLGALRSPGLLALLGSFFFVGLALGSITVAGVAYADDQGRESVYGWLMAALGLGALIGGALYGARQWAGPPERRLRVIVALLALGYLPLVLTPGVVAMTVLAAVAGVFLAPAIACSFIVVDRHAPRGTVTEAFSWLVTTFGVGAAAGTAVAGPAVELGGTAWSFAVAGAGGVAALVVLLATGRVLAAPGRSAVAVRGSENDRNGAVEPGFSSGHQA, from the coding sequence ATGGCCGCGGGATATCTGGACATCCTCCGGGCGCGGCATGCCGCCCGGCTGCTGACGGGCACGCTGGTGGGGCGGCTGCCGAACGCCACGGCGCCCATCGCGATCGTGCTGTTCACCCGCGCGGAGAGCGGCAGCTACGCCCTCGCGGGGGCGCTCGCCGCGGTGTACGGACTGGCCACCGCAGTCGGGCAGCCCCTGCTGGGCCGCGCCGTCGACCTGTACGGCCAGCCGCGCGTCCAGCTGCCCTGCGCCGTCCTGTCCGCGCTCGGCATGGCCGTGCTCGCCCTGACGGGCTTCGGGTCGCTGCCGCTCGCCTATGCGGCGGTCACCGTGGCCGGGCTGTTCACCCCGCCCCTGGAGGGCGGGCTGCGGGCCCTGTGGCCGAGCGTCCTCGGCGGCGAGGAGCGGGTGCACCGTGCCTACGCCATGGACGCGGTCGCCCAGGAGGTCATGTTCACCGTGGGCCCGCTCCTGGTGACCCTGCTGGTCTCCCTCTGGTCGCCGGCTGCTGCCCTGCTCGTCATCAACGTCATCGGTGTGCTGGGGGCGCTCACCGTCGTGCTGTCCGAGCCCTCGCGGAACTGGCGCTCCGCGCCGCGCGAGGCGCACTGGCTGGGCGCCCTGCGCTCGCCCGGGCTGCTGGCGCTGCTGGGGTCGTTCTTCTTCGTCGGACTGGCCCTGGGGTCCATCACGGTGGCCGGTGTGGCCTACGCCGACGACCAGGGCCGGGAGTCGGTCTACGGCTGGCTGATGGCCGCCCTGGGGCTCGGCGCGCTGATCGGCGGCGCGCTGTACGGGGCGCGGCAGTGGGCCGGGCCGCCGGAGCGCCGGCTGCGGGTGATCGTGGCGCTGCTCGCGCTCGGCTACCTCCCGTTGGTGCTGACGCCCGGAGTGGTGGCGATGACCGTGCTGGCGGCCGTCGCCGGAGTGTTCCTCGCGCCCGCGATCGCCTGCTCGTTCATCGTGGTCGACCGGCACGCCCCGAGGGGCACCGTGACGGAGGCCTTCTCCTGGCTCGTGACCACGTTCGGGGTGGGCGCCGCCGCCGGGACCGCGGTGGCCGGCCCGGCCGTGGAGCTGGGCGGGACGGCGTGGAGCTTCGCCGTCGCGGGGGCCGGTGGAGTGGCCGCGCTCGTCGTTCTGCTGGCGACCGGAAGGGTCCTCGCAGCTCCCGGCCGTAGCGCTGTCGCGGTGCGAGGATCGGAAAATGATCGAAACGGTGCCGTCGAACCCGGTTTCAGCTCGGGCCATCAGGCGTAA
- the pafA gene encoding Pup--protein ligase gives MDRRIFGLENEYGVTCTFRGQRRLSPDEVARYLFRRVVSWGRSSNVFLRNGARLYLDVGSHPEYATPECDNLTELVTHDKAGERILEGLLVDAERRLHEEGIAGDVYLFKNNTDSAGNSYGCHENYLVARHGEFSRLADILIPFLVTRQLICGAGKVLQTPRGAVYCVSQRAEHIWEGVSSATTRSRPIINTRDEPHADAERYRRLHVIVGDSNMSETTMLLKVGATDLVLRMIEAGTVMRDLTLENPIRAIREVSHDITGQRKVRLASGREASAIEVQREYYEKAVDFVDRRGIRTGNVEKVLELWGRTLDAIEAEDLDRIGTEIDWVMKYKLIERYRGKHNMTMSNPRVAQIDLAYHDIHRRRGLYYLLERKGQAARICNDLKIFEGKSVPPQTTRARLRGDFIKRAQQQRRDFTVDWVHLKLNDQAQRTVLCKDPFRSVDDRVEKLIAGM, from the coding sequence ATGGACCGCCGCATTTTCGGGCTGGAGAACGAGTACGGCGTCACGTGCACGTTCAGGGGACAGCGCCGACTGTCTCCTGATGAAGTGGCGCGCTACCTCTTCCGCCGTGTTGTGTCATGGGGCCGCAGCAGCAATGTCTTTCTGCGGAACGGCGCCCGCCTCTACCTCGACGTGGGATCGCATCCGGAATATGCAACCCCCGAATGCGACAACCTGACCGAGCTGGTCACCCACGACAAGGCCGGCGAGCGCATTCTCGAAGGCCTGCTTGTCGACGCCGAACGCCGCCTGCACGAGGAGGGAATCGCGGGCGACGTCTATCTCTTCAAGAACAACACCGACTCGGCGGGAAACTCCTACGGATGCCATGAGAACTACCTCGTGGCCCGGCACGGAGAATTCTCGCGGCTCGCGGACATCCTCATTCCCTTCCTCGTCACGAGGCAGCTGATCTGCGGCGCCGGCAAGGTGCTGCAGACCCCCCGGGGCGCCGTCTACTGCGTCAGCCAGCGTGCCGAGCACATCTGGGAGGGCGTCAGTTCCGCGACGACACGATCCCGGCCGATCATCAACACCCGGGACGAGCCGCACGCGGACGCGGAGCGGTACCGCCGCCTCCACGTCATCGTCGGCGACTCCAACATGTCCGAGACGACCATGCTGCTCAAGGTCGGCGCGACCGACCTGGTGCTCCGCATGATCGAGGCGGGCACGGTGATGCGCGACCTGACCCTGGAGAACCCGATCAGGGCGATCCGCGAGGTCAGCCACGACATCACCGGGCAGCGCAAGGTCCGCCTCGCCAGTGGCCGCGAGGCGTCCGCCATCGAGGTGCAGCGCGAGTACTACGAGAAGGCCGTGGACTTCGTCGACCGCCGCGGCATCCGCACGGGCAACGTCGAGAAGGTCCTCGAACTGTGGGGCCGCACGCTCGACGCGATCGAGGCCGAGGACCTCGACCGGATCGGTACCGAGATCGACTGGGTCATGAAGTACAAGCTCATCGAGCGGTACCGGGGCAAGCACAACATGACCATGTCGAATCCGCGGGTCGCCCAGATAGACCTCGCCTACCACGACATCCACCGCCGCCGCGGCCTGTACTACCTGCTGGAGCGCAAGGGGCAGGCCGCCCGGATCTGCAACGACCTGAAGATCTTCGAGGGCAAGTCGGTGCCCCCGCAGACCACCAGGGCGCGGCTGCGCGGCGACTTCATCAAGCGGGCCCAGCAGCAGCGGCGGGACTTCACCGTCGACTGGGTCCACCTCAAGCTCAACGACCAGGCGCAGCGCACGGTGTTGTGCAAGGACCCGTTCCGTTCCGTGGACGACCGAGTGGAGAAGCTGATCGCGGGTATGTGA
- a CDS encoding FKBP-type peptidyl-prolyl cis-trans isomerase: MRRLAGLLVVPLLLLSAACGSDDKGSDSASASASAPSKGGFPAITAGAKFGEKPTLAKGSGKPPTELKTNVVSEGDGATLKKGDAIQVNYLGQAWDSDKPFDNSFDRKQPFDLTLGAGMVIQGWDKGLVGQKVGSRVQLVIPPDLGYGANGQGDIKPNATLVFVVDVLKAKQIPTTAKGTAVAQDNIDLPKVGTKTDGKAPSVEVPSKTDPPKKLVSNYVLESKGEVVKETDTVVVNYVGVLWKDGKEFDSTYKTGNTATFPLAQVTLKGLKNGLIGKKIGSRVLLVVPPDQGLGDKAQQSIPANSTLVFAVDILAKM, translated from the coding sequence GTGCGCCGACTTGCCGGCCTTCTAGTCGTCCCCCTGCTGCTGCTGTCAGCGGCCTGCGGCAGCGACGACAAGGGCTCCGACTCCGCTTCCGCCTCCGCGTCCGCCCCCTCCAAGGGTGGTTTCCCCGCCATCACCGCGGGCGCGAAGTTCGGCGAGAAGCCCACCCTGGCCAAGGGCAGCGGAAAGCCGCCCACGGAGCTGAAGACCAACGTCGTCAGCGAGGGCGACGGCGCGACGCTCAAGAAGGGCGACGCGATCCAGGTCAACTACCTGGGGCAGGCCTGGGACTCCGACAAGCCGTTCGACAACAGCTTCGACCGCAAGCAGCCGTTCGATCTCACGCTCGGGGCCGGCATGGTCATCCAGGGCTGGGACAAGGGCCTGGTCGGCCAGAAGGTCGGCAGCAGGGTCCAGCTCGTCATCCCGCCGGACCTCGGTTACGGCGCGAACGGCCAGGGCGACATCAAGCCGAACGCCACGCTCGTCTTCGTCGTCGACGTCCTGAAGGCCAAGCAGATCCCGACGACGGCCAAGGGCACCGCGGTCGCCCAGGACAACATCGACCTGCCGAAGGTGGGCACCAAGACCGACGGCAAGGCGCCGAGCGTCGAGGTCCCGTCCAAGACCGACCCGCCGAAGAAGCTCGTCTCCAACTACGTCCTGGAGTCCAAGGGCGAGGTCGTCAAGGAGACCGACACGGTCGTCGTGAACTACGTGGGCGTCCTGTGGAAGGACGGCAAGGAGTTCGACAGCACCTACAAGACGGGCAACACGGCGACCTTCCCGCTGGCCCAGGTCACCCTCAAGGGGCTCAAGAACGGTCTGATCGGCAAGAAGATCGGCAGCCGCGTGCTGCTCGTCGTCCCGCCGGACCAGGGCCTCGGTGACAAGGCCCAGCAGTCCATCCCCGCGAACTCGACGCTCGTCTTCGCCGTGGACATCCTGGCGAAGATGTAA
- a CDS encoding FKBP-type peptidyl-prolyl cis-trans isomerase, producing the protein MSIEKPEIDFPGGEPPADLEIKDIWEGDGAVAQAGQTVSVHYVGVAFSTGEEFDASWNRGTPLQFQLGAGQVIKGWDQGVQGMKVGGRRQLTIPAHLAYGDRGAGGGAIAPGETLIFVCDLVAV; encoded by the coding sequence GTGAGCATCGAGAAGCCCGAGATCGACTTCCCGGGTGGCGAGCCGCCGGCCGACCTGGAGATCAAGGACATCTGGGAGGGCGACGGCGCCGTCGCCCAGGCCGGTCAGACGGTCTCCGTCCACTACGTGGGTGTGGCCTTCTCCACCGGCGAGGAGTTCGACGCCTCCTGGAACCGCGGCACCCCGCTCCAGTTCCAGCTCGGTGCCGGTCAGGTCATCAAGGGCTGGGACCAGGGCGTGCAGGGCATGAAGGTCGGCGGCCGTCGCCAGCTGACCATCCCCGCGCACCTCGCGTACGGTGACCGCGGCGCCGGCGGCGGCGCGATCGCCCCGGGCGAGACGCTGATCTTCGTCTGCGACCTGGTCGCCGTCTGA
- a CDS encoding WYL domain-containing protein: MAIAKAERLMNLALCLLGTRRPLSKRELRGSIEAYLEAGSDDAFNRMFERDKDDLRELGLVIETVENLDGDTGYLARRDSNRLPPITLDAEEAAALGLAAKVWQQARLAGAASGALQKLRAAGMPEAEDAYEVHSALEPRIPVHEAAFEPLMLACRDRRPVTFDYRKANAARPEQRQVEPWTLECWRGHWYLAGWDRERGAERVFRLSRITGKVRSRAGAFTAEVPDVVTVRETVESWAGETATRTALIRLRADSGYPLRARAISVRELGDGWEELEIPYGHGLDAWLVEFGPDVIVREPADLRADVVDRLRAVAKD, from the coding sequence ATGGCGATTGCCAAGGCCGAGCGGCTGATGAACCTGGCGTTGTGCCTGCTGGGGACGCGGCGCCCGCTCAGCAAGCGCGAACTGCGCGGTTCCATCGAGGCCTACCTCGAAGCGGGTTCCGACGACGCCTTCAACCGGATGTTCGAGCGCGACAAGGACGATCTGCGCGAGCTGGGTCTCGTCATCGAGACCGTGGAGAACCTGGACGGCGACACCGGCTACCTCGCCCGCCGCGACAGCAACCGGCTGCCCCCGATCACGCTCGACGCGGAGGAGGCCGCCGCACTCGGCCTCGCCGCCAAGGTCTGGCAGCAGGCCCGGCTGGCCGGCGCGGCCAGCGGCGCGCTCCAGAAGCTGCGGGCGGCCGGTATGCCCGAGGCCGAGGACGCCTACGAGGTGCACAGCGCCCTCGAACCCCGCATCCCCGTCCACGAGGCCGCGTTCGAGCCGCTGATGCTGGCCTGCCGCGACCGCCGGCCGGTGACCTTCGACTACCGCAAGGCCAATGCCGCCCGCCCCGAGCAGCGCCAGGTCGAGCCGTGGACGCTGGAGTGCTGGCGCGGTCACTGGTATCTGGCCGGCTGGGACCGGGAGCGGGGCGCCGAGCGCGTCTTCCGCCTCTCCCGGATCACCGGCAAGGTCCGTTCGCGGGCCGGTGCCTTCACGGCCGAGGTGCCCGACGTGGTCACCGTGCGCGAGACCGTCGAGAGCTGGGCCGGGGAGACGGCCACCCGCACCGCGCTGATCAGGCTGCGGGCCGACTCCGGGTACCCGCTGCGGGCCCGGGCGATATCGGTCCGGGAACTCGGCGACGGGTGGGAGGAGTTGGAGATTCCGTACGGACACGGTCTGGACGCCTGGCTCGTCGAGTTCGGCCCGGACGTCATCGTGCGGGAACCTGCGGATCTGCGGGCCGACGTGGTGGACCGGCTGCGCGCCGTGGCCAAGGACTGA
- a CDS encoding WYL domain-containing protein: MATNAIDQTRRMLSLVTYLRERPGAHVQDVARAFGITEDELISDLDVLPMCGTSFRGGDLLDIDTDGDRIWWHNPDDVAEPLRLAADEATALLVAARAVATLPGLRESDRQALLRATAKLETAAGEVGAASSRLSVTFESEGGVFADVDRAISERRRLWLRYYSPARDELTEREVDPIRLFAVGHTYMEAWCRSSEDRRTFRLDRVAEIRLLDEPAAPPELELRDLSEGLVQPAAEDPEVVVEVGPGGRWVAEYYPHDSAEELPDGGLRITLRTPDPASLRRLALRLGPEGRIVSPPELAQSARHAARAALAAYDDPA; the protein is encoded by the coding sequence ATGGCCACGAACGCCATCGACCAGACGCGCCGGATGCTCTCCCTGGTGACGTATCTGCGGGAGCGCCCCGGCGCCCATGTCCAGGACGTCGCACGGGCCTTCGGGATCACCGAGGACGAGCTGATCTCGGACCTCGACGTCCTGCCCATGTGCGGGACCAGTTTCCGCGGCGGTGATCTGCTGGACATCGACACCGACGGCGACCGCATCTGGTGGCACAACCCGGACGACGTCGCCGAACCGCTGCGGCTCGCGGCCGACGAGGCGACGGCCCTGCTGGTCGCCGCCCGGGCCGTGGCGACCCTGCCGGGACTGCGCGAGAGCGACCGCCAGGCGCTGCTGCGGGCCACCGCGAAGCTGGAGACCGCGGCCGGTGAGGTGGGGGCCGCCAGCTCCCGGCTCTCGGTCACCTTCGAGTCCGAGGGCGGTGTCTTCGCCGACGTGGACCGGGCGATCTCCGAGCGGCGCCGGCTCTGGCTGCGCTACTACTCGCCCGCGCGCGACGAGCTCACCGAGCGCGAGGTGGACCCGATCCGCCTCTTCGCCGTCGGCCACACCTATATGGAGGCCTGGTGCCGGTCCTCCGAGGACCGGCGTACCTTCCGCCTCGACCGGGTCGCGGAGATCCGGCTGCTCGACGAGCCGGCCGCGCCGCCGGAGCTGGAGCTGCGGGACCTGTCCGAAGGACTCGTGCAGCCCGCGGCCGAGGACCCGGAGGTCGTGGTCGAGGTCGGCCCCGGCGGGCGCTGGGTCGCCGAGTACTACCCGCACGACAGTGCCGAGGAGCTGCCCGACGGCGGCCTGCGGATCACGCTGCGCACGCCGGACCCGGCGTCGCTGCGCAGGCTCGCGCTCCGGCTCGGCCCGGAGGGGCGCATCGTCTCGCCGCCGGAGCTGGCGCAGAGCGCGCGGCACGCGGCCCGTGCGGCGCTCGCCGCCTACGACGACCCGGCCTGA
- the tatA gene encoding Sec-independent protein translocase subunit TatA, whose amino-acid sequence MFGKLGAPEIILILVVIVLLFGAKKLPDMARSLGKSARILKSEAKAMKSEGGNTAAAPSDPPVNDHEPSAPRTIQASPGDVTSSRPVSAEKSNQSQG is encoded by the coding sequence ATGTTCGGAAAGCTCGGTGCCCCCGAGATCATCCTGATCCTCGTAGTGATCGTTCTGCTGTTCGGCGCGAAGAAGCTCCCCGACATGGCGCGTTCGCTGGGTAAGTCCGCCCGCATCCTCAAGAGCGAGGCGAAGGCGATGAAGAGCGAGGGCGGCAACACCGCGGCGGCTCCGTCGGACCCGCCGGTCAACGACCACGAGCCGTCGGCGCCGCGCACCATCCAGGCGTCGCCCGGCGACGTAACCAGCTCGCGTCCCGTGTCGGCGGAGAAGTCCAACCAGTCGCAGGGCTGA
- the tatC gene encoding twin-arginine translocase subunit TatC, producing MLKSARKQENDPEGRMPLADHLRELRNRLVKSLLAMVVATAIAAFFYKDVMEFFTNPILGAVGCEHSFSDLAKESSEAHCARIVQNGLLSPFTLALTVSFSTGAVLASPVWLYQLWGFLAPGLHRHEKKYALAFVGAGFPLFVMGAYFAYWSLPKMASVMLEFSLIGSDNQLPLDGLLQLIMRMILVFGLAFELPLLLVMLNFGGVLSGKKLIGWWRAMIMGITLFAAIATPSTDPISMLALAGPIWVLYFGAAGIALANDRRRARRLAEGPADDEASDLDLTPEDVGEVESVGASRDLPEQATGERLPTNGYDDVT from the coding sequence TTGCTCAAGTCTGCCCGCAAACAGGAGAACGACCCCGAGGGGCGGATGCCGCTCGCGGATCACCTGCGTGAACTGCGCAACCGGCTCGTCAAGAGCCTGTTGGCGATGGTCGTTGCCACCGCCATCGCCGCCTTCTTCTACAAGGACGTGATGGAGTTCTTCACGAACCCCATTCTCGGCGCGGTGGGATGCGAACACAGTTTCAGCGATCTGGCCAAGGAGTCCAGTGAAGCGCACTGTGCGCGTATCGTGCAGAACGGCTTGCTGAGCCCCTTCACGTTGGCCCTCACGGTCTCGTTCTCGACGGGCGCGGTACTGGCGTCTCCGGTTTGGCTCTACCAGCTCTGGGGTTTTCTCGCCCCGGGGCTTCATCGTCACGAGAAGAAATATGCACTCGCCTTCGTGGGCGCGGGCTTCCCCTTGTTTGTCATGGGTGCGTATTTTGCCTACTGGTCGTTGCCGAAGATGGCATCTGTGATGCTGGAATTCTCGCTCATCGGAAGCGACAACCAGCTTCCCCTTGACGGGCTCCTTCAGCTGATCATGCGGATGATCCTTGTCTTCGGTCTCGCCTTCGAACTTCCGCTCCTTCTGGTCATGCTGAATTTCGGTGGTGTCCTTTCAGGGAAGAAGCTGATCGGCTGGTGGCGCGCCATGATCATGGGCATCACCCTCTTCGCTGCAATTGCCACTCCGAGCACCGACCCGATTTCCATGCTGGCGCTTGCGGGTCCCATCTGGGTGCTGTACTTCGGGGCTGCGGGCATTGCCTTGGCGAACGATCGCCGTCGCGCTCGTCGGCTCGCCGAGGGGCCTGCTGACGATGAGGCCTCCGACCTGGACCTCACGCCGGAGGACGTGGGCGAGGTCGAGTCGGTCGGTGCGAGTCGGGACCTGCCCGAGCAGGCAACCGGTGAACGCTTGCCCACGAATGGCTATGACGATGTGACGTAG
- a CDS encoding diacylglycerol kinase family protein, whose translation MTSEITLFVNPTAGRGRGASAAQPAASALRDAGFSVRTVLGEDADDALRRAREAVAGGTGALIAVGGDGMMSLALQAVAGTLTPLGIVAVGTGNDFARALGMPIRDPAAAGRLAAQALKGGAVREIDLGRVGERWFGSVLASGFDSRVNDRGNRMGWGGRFKYDLAILAELAAFKPITYRMSLDGGPVREIDATLIAVGNGSTYGGGMRICADAVMDDGLFDVTVVGDCSRATLLKVFPRVYKGTHLGHPVVTVHRVSSITLEAAGVTSYADGEPLGALPLTATCVRGAVRVLGAGSAGSPTGN comes from the coding sequence GTGACCAGCGAGATCACCCTTTTCGTCAATCCCACCGCGGGACGCGGCCGGGGCGCGAGTGCCGCGCAGCCGGCCGCTTCCGCGTTGCGGGACGCCGGCTTCTCCGTCCGTACGGTCCTCGGCGAGGACGCCGACGACGCGCTGCGGCGGGCGCGCGAGGCCGTGGCCGGGGGGACGGGCGCCCTCATAGCCGTGGGCGGGGACGGCATGATGTCCCTCGCCCTCCAGGCGGTCGCCGGCACCCTCACCCCGCTCGGGATCGTCGCCGTCGGCACCGGCAACGACTTCGCCCGCGCCCTCGGCATGCCGATACGGGACCCGGCGGCGGCCGGACGGCTGGCCGCCCAGGCGCTCAAGGGCGGCGCCGTCCGCGAGATCGACCTCGGCCGGGTGGGCGAGCGGTGGTTCGGCTCCGTGCTCGCCTCCGGCTTCGACTCCCGGGTCAACGACCGGGGCAACCGGATGGGCTGGGGCGGCCGGTTCAAGTACGACCTGGCGATCCTCGCCGAACTCGCCGCCTTCAAGCCCATCACGTACCGCATGAGCCTGGACGGCGGGCCGGTCCGGGAGATCGACGCGACGCTCATCGCCGTCGGCAACGGATCGACCTACGGCGGCGGGATGCGGATCTGCGCGGACGCCGTCATGGACGACGGCCTCTTCGACGTCACCGTCGTCGGCGACTGCAGCCGCGCCACCCTGCTCAAGGTGTTCCCCCGCGTCTACAAGGGCACCCACCTCGGCCACCCCGTCGTCACCGTGCACCGGGTCTCCTCCATCACCCTCGAAGCGGCCGGTGTCACCTCGTACGCGGACGGTGAGCCGCTCGGCGCGCTGCCGCTGACCGCCACCTGCGTACGGGGCGCCGTGCGGGTCCTCGGGGCGGGTTCCGCAGGTTCTCCCACGGGGAATTAA